A genomic region of Exiguobacterium oxidotolerans JCM 12280 contains the following coding sequences:
- a CDS encoding MarR family winged helix-turn-helix transcriptional regulator, with the protein MSSQQEDILGQLSKVARLVKRDIDAVLAHHSLHTGQWALLKAVSLLEPVSQITLSKYLIIEKPAVTKTVVRLEELGFISRKSVGRQRLVELTPQARAAFNTIDEAVQAAHHLFLSELSKEEQHSLEILMTRLLATHRPVEQEESP; encoded by the coding sequence ATGTCATCCCAACAAGAAGATATTCTTGGTCAACTTTCAAAAGTAGCACGGCTCGTCAAACGAGATATCGACGCCGTCCTTGCCCACCATTCTTTGCACACGGGTCAATGGGCCTTGTTAAAAGCTGTATCTTTACTCGAACCGGTGTCGCAAATCACGCTCTCCAAATACTTAATCATCGAAAAACCAGCTGTCACGAAAACGGTTGTTCGCTTAGAAGAACTAGGCTTCATCTCTCGGAAATCCGTCGGACGACAACGCCTTGTTGAATTGACACCACAGGCAAGAGCTGCTTTCAATACGATTGATGAAGCAGTCCAGGCAGCACATCACTTGTTTCTAAGTGAACTATCAAAAGAAGAACAACATTCGTTAGAGATTTTGATGACCCGTCTGCTGGCGACCCACCGTCCTGTCGAACAGGAGGAATCACCTTGA
- a CDS encoding MFS transporter — MNRLFHRHYVTTLVVNLLLFITFYLLNASLPLLAAQQFNVSQSSLGWVVTAFILATVCSRPLIGHWLDRYELKRMLLLSATFFMIVSCLYLIVLPLESFSLLLIIRVLHGFSFGMISSSLSLSVTTLIPPPRQGEGMGYFVLSMNLASVLGPVIGLTLIAHDALVWYFVTIALLAICSFSFIWRLPLTSSHVTSSAPFRLRQSLFLSSPVLLLATVLAGIAISSTSAFISLYADAMDHVTYASYFYGLAALGMVAIRPFAGKRFDRRGPASVLVPSYALYAVGFLVLGLFPTLPGLLFAALIIGIGSASIFPGLQTVMLTYAAPAQKGKAISTFFLAYDSGFGIGAFLLSGIAAKVGYSNMFLMCSLVVVSSGLLYGYFRRSTSLSTDQNIAS, encoded by the coding sequence TTGAATCGTTTATTCCACCGTCACTATGTAACGACACTGGTCGTCAATCTACTGTTGTTCATTACCTTTTATTTATTGAATGCTTCCTTACCTTTACTGGCCGCACAACAGTTCAATGTTTCTCAAAGTTCACTCGGTTGGGTCGTAACGGCATTCATTTTAGCAACGGTTTGTTCACGTCCTTTAATCGGACATTGGCTCGATCGTTATGAACTCAAACGAATGTTACTGCTGTCCGCTACATTTTTCATGATTGTCAGTTGCTTATATCTCATCGTCTTACCGCTCGAATCATTCAGCCTATTATTGATCATTCGTGTCTTACACGGGTTTAGTTTCGGAATGATTTCATCTTCACTAAGCTTAAGCGTAACCACGCTGATTCCACCACCTCGTCAAGGGGAAGGGATGGGCTATTTTGTCCTCTCGATGAACCTTGCTTCTGTTCTCGGGCCAGTCATCGGATTGACGTTGATTGCACACGATGCGCTCGTCTGGTACTTCGTCACGATTGCCCTGCTTGCGATTTGTTCGTTTAGTTTCATCTGGCGTTTACCATTAACGAGTAGTCACGTTACGAGTTCCGCGCCATTTCGTTTACGGCAGTCGTTATTCTTATCAAGTCCTGTCTTGCTTCTTGCAACTGTTCTTGCTGGTATTGCGATTTCAAGTACATCCGCGTTCATTTCGCTGTATGCAGATGCGATGGACCATGTCACTTATGCCTCATACTTTTATGGCCTTGCTGCACTCGGCATGGTCGCCATTCGTCCTTTTGCCGGTAAGCGGTTTGATCGACGTGGACCTGCCTCTGTATTGGTGCCATCGTACGCTTTATACGCCGTCGGTTTTTTAGTACTCGGACTGTTCCCGACACTTCCCGGATTATTGTTCGCCGCCCTCATCATCGGAATTGGTTCCGCTTCGATTTTCCCAGGGTTACAAACCGTCATGTTGACCTATGCGGCTCCCGCACAAAAAGGCAAGGCGATTTCGACATTCTTTCTCGCTTACGATAGCGGGTTCGGAATCGGTGCCTTTTTGTTGTCGGGTATTGCCGCGAAAGTGGGTTACTCGAACATGTTTTTGATGTGTAGCCTCGTCGTTGTCAGTAGTGGGCTCTTATACGGTTATTTCCGTCGATCAACGTCGCTTTCAACTGATCAAAATATTGCTTCTTAA
- a CDS encoding ABC transporter ATP-binding protein — protein sequence MTTLEMTNVTYAYTSGSKQQRILNDVSMQFEAGRFYAILGESGSGKTTALSLLSGLDSPTEGQITYQGRDIRKIGLTTYRSRHAATVFQSFNLLTYMNALDNVIVALELSGQRIKGKKKHAQNLLEQVGIDEAHATKNVLQLSGGQQQRVAIARALATEAPIILADEPTGALDEKTATDIIRLFQELAHRSNRCIIAVTHSAEVARAADHIIELKKQRFIEKKRVIEGEVVPAR from the coding sequence ATGACGACTTTAGAAATGACGAACGTCACCTATGCCTATACATCAGGAAGCAAGCAACAACGGATCTTGAACGATGTCTCGATGCAGTTCGAGGCCGGACGGTTTTATGCAATTCTCGGTGAATCAGGTTCCGGGAAAACGACGGCTCTCAGTCTGTTGAGTGGACTTGATTCACCGACAGAAGGACAGATTACGTATCAAGGTCGCGATATTCGAAAAATCGGATTGACGACGTATCGTTCACGACATGCTGCGACCGTTTTTCAATCGTTTAATTTATTGACGTATATGAACGCATTGGATAACGTGATTGTCGCACTCGAATTGAGTGGACAACGCATAAAAGGAAAAAAGAAACATGCCCAAAATCTCCTTGAACAGGTCGGAATCGACGAAGCCCATGCGACAAAAAATGTACTGCAGTTGAGTGGTGGTCAACAGCAACGTGTCGCCATCGCACGTGCCCTTGCGACGGAAGCCCCAATCATTCTGGCAGATGAGCCGACGGGAGCGCTCGATGAAAAAACTGCGACGGACATCATTCGGCTATTTCAAGAACTTGCTCACCGTTCTAACCGTTGCATCATCGCGGTGACGCACTCTGCGGAAGTCGCCCGTGCTGCCGATCACATCATTGAGCTGAAGAAACAGCGTTTTATAGAGAAGAAACGTGTTATAGAAGGCGAGGTCGTTCCTGCACGTTGA
- a CDS encoding ABC transporter permease, with translation MNFLKRAGKSIVARKGKTMIMLIILTVIGSLVLSGFAIQNAAKSAGEEARKELGATVTLQVDRQKQMQERQASGERGRPEEVAIDTTDVEAIEQLDEVKSVNYLAQTTATSSDITPIESESTNSGGGRGGEMPEGMTVPDFSLNGVTNMELLDTYTNGTLKIVDGEALTTNAKEKSVVIDENLATENDLKVGDTFKLTSTTTEDSVTVTIIGLSASTEATSDANFRAAGFMDPMNQMYIANDTLAGFSTEEGTVSVSSVVYTLEDPSEINTFKKEAMAVSPLDWDTFTLDANDAAYQKMVGPIEQVASFSKSVVYLVSIAGGLILALLILLSVRERRKEMGILLAMGEKRSKLMGQLLIETFAIAAIAFLVTYATGGMTSQFMTDQLLNREVTEAASSVATQTGFGGPGGRGGQQMLDSIPQITEMTTKIDWTTLLQVIEIGSLIVFLSVLLPSLALLRMNPKEILLRED, from the coding sequence ATGAATTTTTTGAAGCGGGCAGGAAAAAGTATTGTAGCGCGAAAGGGAAAGACGATGATCATGTTGATTATTTTGACGGTAATCGGATCACTCGTACTGTCAGGATTCGCGATTCAGAATGCTGCTAAATCGGCGGGAGAAGAGGCGAGAAAAGAGTTAGGGGCGACGGTGACACTACAAGTTGATCGACAAAAGCAAATGCAAGAACGACAAGCGTCAGGTGAACGTGGACGACCAGAAGAAGTGGCGATTGATACGACAGATGTTGAAGCAATCGAACAACTAGATGAAGTCAAGTCCGTCAACTATCTGGCACAAACGACGGCGACATCGAGTGATATCACACCGATTGAGAGTGAATCAACGAACTCAGGTGGTGGACGAGGGGGAGAGATGCCTGAAGGAATGACGGTGCCAGATTTCTCTTTAAATGGTGTGACGAACATGGAACTACTTGATACATACACGAACGGTACGTTAAAAATCGTGGATGGAGAAGCATTGACTACCAATGCTAAAGAAAAAAGTGTTGTCATCGATGAAAACTTAGCGACTGAAAATGATCTCAAAGTCGGGGATACGTTTAAGCTGACATCGACAACGACCGAGGATTCCGTAACAGTGACGATCATTGGGTTATCGGCATCGACGGAAGCGACATCCGATGCGAACTTCCGAGCGGCAGGCTTCATGGACCCGATGAATCAGATGTACATTGCAAATGATACACTCGCGGGCTTCTCGACTGAAGAAGGAACGGTCAGTGTATCGAGTGTCGTCTACACGCTAGAAGATCCATCTGAAATCAATACGTTCAAAAAAGAAGCGATGGCGGTCTCACCACTCGACTGGGATACGTTCACACTGGATGCGAATGATGCTGCTTATCAAAAAATGGTTGGACCGATTGAACAAGTCGCGTCCTTCTCAAAATCTGTCGTCTATCTTGTTAGTATCGCAGGTGGTTTGATTTTAGCGCTGTTGATTTTATTGTCCGTCCGGGAACGTCGAAAAGAAATGGGTATCTTACTGGCGATGGGTGAAAAACGCTCAAAATTAATGGGGCAATTACTAATTGAAACGTTTGCGATTGCGGCAATTGCTTTCCTAGTCACGTATGCGACAGGTGGCATGACATCACAATTCATGACAGATCAACTTTTGAACCGCGAGGTGACGGAAGCGGCTAGTTCGGTCGCAACGCAGACTGGTTTTGGCGGTCCGGGTGGACGCGGCGGACAACAAATGTTAGATAGCATTCCACAAATTACAGAGATGACAACGAAGATTGATTGGACGACGTTACTTCAAGTCATCGAAATTGGAAGTCTAATCGTCTTTTTATCTGTCTTGTTGCCTTCACTTGCCTTACTACGGATGAATCCAAAAGAAATTCTATTACGGGAGGATTAA
- the pheT gene encoding phenylalanine--tRNA ligase subunit beta — protein MLVSKQWLQQFVDVSQKTGEELADLITKSGIEVEGVEVRDAELNNIVVGHVLTKEKHPEADKLNVTTVDIGQEEPVQIVCGAPNIEAGQDVIVARVGARLPGIKIKRAKLRGVVSEGMICSLEELGFEKKYIREDEQAGIHTFREPVTPGQDVLELLGLHDEVLELGLTPNRSDCLSMYGVAHEVAGILNTTATFPAIDVTEDEEKTKLAVTLDSEECPFYAAREIKHVAIGESPLWLKNRLIANGIRPINNVVDVTNFVLLETGQPLHSFDAEKLGQQIVVRQAKAGEAFQTLDEVERTLDPSMLVITDGEKPVALAGVMGGANTEVDATTTSIILESAYFAPTSVRKTSRVLGLRSDSSSRFEKGVDPRRVLLALDRAAALIAELAGGTVLAGTVEAGTLQLDDHLIEASVSYINHRLGMEIEGTVMKELLERLGLEVELSGDALTVSVPTRRQDLMIPADIAEEVARLYGYDALTSSLPQEASRGFLPKRNQHRRQIRRLLQGAGLSQAITYSLTSEQRAMQFNEQTDLHPVKLAMPISEARSTLRTSLIPGLLEVAQHNVARQHADLAYYELGSVYLQRDASLETLPIEQELVAGVAVGLAEQHRAHGTMVKTDFFVVKGIVETLAEALNVTLTYEAAVIDSMHPGRTARVLMDGEAIGFVGQVHPALSKEQYGLKEVYVFELDAMKLHSKEPVVYQEMSRFPSMTRDIAIVLNQSVTASEVEQVIMQAAGPLLQHVTLFDVYTGDNVGENKKSFAFSLRYQNKERTLVDEEVTAAHEHVVTALTKAFDAELRA, from the coding sequence ATGTTAGTCTCAAAACAATGGTTACAGCAGTTCGTTGACGTCAGCCAGAAAACTGGTGAGGAACTGGCGGACTTAATTACGAAGAGTGGAATCGAAGTCGAGGGCGTCGAAGTCCGTGACGCCGAGTTGAACAATATCGTCGTCGGTCATGTATTAACAAAAGAAAAGCATCCGGAAGCGGATAAGCTAAACGTCACGACGGTTGATATCGGACAAGAAGAACCGGTCCAAATCGTGTGTGGTGCACCAAACATTGAAGCAGGACAAGATGTCATCGTTGCCCGTGTCGGAGCACGCCTTCCGGGCATTAAAATTAAGCGGGCTAAACTGCGTGGAGTCGTTTCTGAAGGCATGATTTGTTCACTTGAAGAACTTGGCTTTGAGAAAAAGTATATTCGTGAAGATGAGCAAGCTGGCATTCATACATTCCGTGAGCCGGTCACACCAGGGCAAGACGTCTTAGAACTACTTGGTCTGCATGACGAAGTCTTAGAACTCGGTTTGACACCGAACCGTTCTGATTGCCTAAGCATGTACGGTGTGGCGCATGAAGTAGCAGGTATTTTAAATACGACGGCTACTTTCCCGGCAATCGACGTGACGGAAGATGAAGAAAAAACGAAACTTGCTGTCACACTTGATTCGGAGGAATGTCCGTTTTATGCGGCGCGTGAAATTAAACATGTCGCCATCGGTGAGTCGCCACTTTGGCTCAAAAACCGCTTGATCGCCAACGGGATCCGTCCAATCAACAATGTCGTCGACGTAACGAACTTCGTCTTACTTGAAACAGGACAACCGCTTCATTCATTCGATGCTGAAAAGCTGGGGCAGCAAATTGTCGTTCGTCAAGCGAAAGCAGGCGAAGCCTTCCAAACACTTGACGAAGTCGAACGGACACTCGATCCTTCGATGCTCGTCATCACAGATGGCGAAAAGCCCGTCGCACTCGCAGGTGTCATGGGTGGTGCAAATACAGAAGTCGACGCAACGACGACGTCAATCATCCTCGAATCGGCTTATTTCGCACCGACATCTGTCCGGAAGACGAGTCGTGTCCTTGGACTACGCTCGGACTCCAGTTCACGTTTTGAAAAAGGGGTCGACCCACGTCGTGTCTTGTTAGCACTCGACCGGGCAGCGGCATTGATTGCTGAACTTGCTGGTGGAACAGTCCTTGCTGGAACGGTCGAAGCAGGTACACTTCAACTCGATGATCACTTAATCGAAGCGAGTGTCTCGTATATCAATCATCGTCTCGGAATGGAAATCGAAGGTACGGTCATGAAAGAGTTATTAGAACGCCTTGGACTCGAAGTTGAGTTATCAGGAGATGCACTAACGGTCAGCGTACCGACACGTCGCCAAGACTTGATGATTCCGGCTGATATCGCGGAAGAAGTCGCGCGACTCTATGGATACGATGCCTTGACATCGAGCTTACCGCAAGAAGCGAGCCGCGGTTTCTTACCGAAACGAAATCAACATCGCCGCCAAATTCGTCGTCTCCTCCAAGGGGCCGGTTTATCGCAAGCCATCACGTACTCACTGACGAGTGAACAACGGGCGATGCAATTCAATGAACAAACAGATCTCCATCCCGTTAAACTAGCGATGCCGATCAGCGAAGCACGTTCGACACTCCGGACATCATTGATTCCAGGGTTACTCGAAGTCGCGCAACACAATGTCGCACGTCAACATGCCGACCTCGCCTACTACGAACTGGGGAGCGTTTACCTCCAGCGTGATGCGTCACTTGAGACGTTGCCGATTGAACAAGAACTGGTCGCCGGAGTCGCTGTCGGACTAGCGGAACAACACCGTGCGCATGGCACAATGGTCAAAACGGATTTCTTCGTTGTCAAAGGAATCGTCGAAACGTTAGCAGAGGCACTCAATGTCACGTTGACGTATGAAGCGGCGGTCATCGATTCGATGCATCCAGGTCGGACGGCACGTGTACTGATGGACGGTGAAGCGATTGGGTTCGTCGGCCAAGTGCATCCAGCACTCTCGAAAGAGCAGTATGGCTTAAAAGAAGTCTACGTCTTTGAACTCGATGCCATGAAACTTCACTCGAAAGAGCCGGTCGTCTATCAAGAGATGTCCCGTTTCCCATCGATGACGCGTGATATCGCGATTGTCCTCAATCAATCAGTCACAGCAAGCGAAGTGGAGCAAGTGATCATGCAAGCAGCAGGTCCGCTTTTACAACATGTCACATTATTTGATGTCTACACGGGCGATAATGTCGGTGAAAACAAAAAATCATTCGCCTTCTCACTCCGTTATCAAAATAAGGAACGGACTTTGGTCGATGAAGAAGTCACAGCAGCACACGAACATGTCGTAACGGCTTTAACAAAAGCGTTCGACGCAGAACTTCGTGCGTAA
- the pheS gene encoding phenylalanine--tRNA ligase subunit alpha yields MREQLEALRDEALQLVNQASTQKELNDVRVKYLGKKGPITEVLRGMGKLSAEERPVVGEIANAVRGVIQTELEQRLVDVKQQEMDAKLALEAIDVTLPGRPKKVGQAHLLQQVTDEIEDIFVGLGYTIAEGPEVEQDLFNFEMLNLPKDHPARDMQDSFYITDEILMRTHTSPVQARTMLASKGEPIRILCPGKVYRRDEDDATHSHQFMQVEGLVVGESISMADLKGTLEAFVKQMFGEAREIRLRPSFFPFTEPSVEVDVSCFKCGGKGCNICKQTGWIEILGAGMVHPHVLEMAEYDSTKMSGFAFGMGIERIAMLKYGVDDIRHFYTNDVRFSEQF; encoded by the coding sequence ATGCGGGAACAATTAGAGGCACTTCGCGACGAAGCGCTACAACTCGTGAATCAAGCCAGTACACAAAAAGAATTAAATGATGTCCGTGTCAAATATCTCGGAAAAAAAGGTCCGATCACAGAAGTATTACGTGGAATGGGAAAATTATCAGCAGAAGAACGTCCGGTCGTCGGTGAAATTGCAAATGCGGTTCGTGGTGTCATCCAAACAGAACTCGAGCAACGTTTAGTAGACGTCAAGCAACAAGAGATGGACGCAAAACTAGCGCTTGAAGCGATTGACGTGACACTTCCGGGTCGACCGAAAAAAGTCGGACAAGCACATTTATTGCAACAAGTCACAGACGAAATCGAGGACATCTTTGTTGGACTCGGTTATACGATTGCCGAAGGACCTGAAGTCGAACAAGATTTGTTCAACTTCGAGATGTTGAACCTGCCGAAAGATCATCCGGCACGCGATATGCAAGATTCATTTTACATCACGGATGAAATTCTGATGCGGACCCATACGTCACCTGTCCAAGCGCGGACGATGCTCGCTTCAAAAGGTGAACCGATTCGGATTCTGTGCCCGGGGAAAGTCTATCGTCGCGATGAAGACGATGCGACGCACTCACACCAATTCATGCAAGTCGAGGGACTCGTCGTCGGAGAGTCTATTTCAATGGCAGACTTAAAAGGCACGCTCGAAGCATTCGTGAAGCAAATGTTTGGGGAGGCACGTGAAATCCGATTACGTCCTAGCTTCTTCCCGTTCACAGAACCATCGGTCGAAGTCGACGTCTCGTGTTTTAAATGTGGTGGAAAAGGGTGCAATATTTGTAAACAAACAGGCTGGATTGAAATTTTAGGTGCCGGTATGGTTCATCCACACGTCCTTGAGATGGCAGAATATGATAGCACGAAAATGTCTGGATTTGCCTTCGGGATGGGGATTGAGCGAATCGCCATGTTGAAATATGGGGTCGATGATATTCGCCACTTCTATACGAATGACGTTCGCTTCAGCGAACAGTTTTAA
- a CDS encoding TrmH family RNA methyltransferase: protein MKHISSTKNEIVKQWKKLLTKKGRLQTKRFLIEGEHLVEEAVRAGIIKELIVREDVQVPGSWKKNAADLITIDESVAKVLSETETTQGIFAVCEMKEQTERLERGRYLLLDRLQDPGNVGTMIRTADAAGFDGVIIGHGTVDVYNSKVLRATQGSIFHLPVIMMSLDEAIQDLHELGVFVLGTALRNANPYTEVENLGAIGLIIGNEAQGVAPELLDQCDGRAYIPIRGKAESLNAAVAAGILLYHFAPVD from the coding sequence ATGAAACATATTTCTTCTACGAAGAATGAGATTGTCAAACAATGGAAAAAACTTTTAACAAAAAAAGGACGTCTTCAGACAAAACGTTTCCTCATTGAAGGAGAGCATCTTGTTGAAGAGGCTGTTCGCGCTGGAATCATCAAAGAGTTGATTGTCCGTGAGGATGTTCAGGTTCCTGGTTCTTGGAAGAAAAATGCGGCTGACTTGATCACAATTGACGAATCAGTTGCCAAAGTCTTGTCAGAAACAGAAACGACACAAGGGATTTTCGCAGTTTGTGAGATGAAAGAGCAAACGGAGCGCTTAGAGCGTGGCCGTTACCTGTTACTCGATCGCCTGCAAGACCCGGGTAATGTCGGAACGATGATTCGGACAGCCGATGCTGCCGGGTTCGATGGTGTCATCATTGGTCACGGGACAGTTGATGTCTACAACAGCAAAGTCCTCCGCGCAACACAAGGTTCGATTTTCCACTTGCCGGTCATCATGATGTCGCTTGATGAAGCGATTCAAGACTTGCATGAATTAGGGGTGTTCGTTCTCGGAACGGCACTACGCAATGCCAATCCGTATACAGAAGTCGAAAATCTTGGGGCAATCGGACTCATCATCGGGAATGAAGCACAAGGTGTTGCACCAGAATTGCTCGACCAATGTGATGGACGTGCTTACATTCCAATTCGCGGAAAAGCCGAATCACTCAATGCAGCCGTTGCGGCAGGAATTTTACTGTATCATTTTGCTCCGGTCGATTGA
- a CDS encoding M42 family metallopeptidase yields MNEQLHMLKRLTDATGVPGNEKEVRQLMREYLEPHAEAFHQDGLGSLFAEHKGAEDDAPRILIAGHMDEVGFMVTRVDEKGFLRFQPLGGWWGQVLLAQRMNIVTSSGEVIPGVIGAKPPHVLPPEARNKPVDIKEMFIDIGATSKEEVEGWGIRPGDTVVPHCEFTVMKNENFLMAKAWDNRISCAIAIEAIKRLKEEGHPNTIFAGATVQEEVGLRGAQTAANLIHPSIAFAVDTGIPGDTPGMTDREALSKLGEGVQVIMFDATMIAHRGLIDFVTGVAKEENIKYQLDLTPGGGTDAAKFHLSNTGVPSLALTVPIRYLHTNVSIMHKADFEAAVDLIVAVTKRLDTQAVQAIYEG; encoded by the coding sequence ATGAATGAACAATTACATATGTTGAAGCGTCTAACGGACGCAACGGGAGTACCTGGGAACGAGAAAGAAGTACGCCAACTCATGCGGGAGTATCTAGAACCTCACGCTGAAGCATTCCATCAAGATGGGTTAGGTAGCTTATTCGCGGAACACAAAGGGGCAGAAGATGATGCGCCTCGTATTTTAATTGCCGGTCACATGGATGAAGTTGGATTTATGGTGACAAGGGTTGATGAAAAAGGGTTTCTCCGCTTCCAACCACTCGGTGGTTGGTGGGGACAAGTGCTTCTAGCACAGCGTATGAACATTGTGACATCATCTGGAGAAGTCATTCCAGGCGTAATCGGTGCGAAACCACCTCATGTTTTACCACCGGAAGCGCGCAATAAACCAGTCGATATCAAAGAAATGTTTATTGATATCGGTGCTACTTCGAAAGAAGAAGTCGAAGGTTGGGGAATCCGACCAGGAGATACGGTCGTTCCACATTGCGAATTTACTGTGATGAAAAATGAGAATTTCTTGATGGCAAAAGCTTGGGATAACCGGATTAGCTGTGCGATTGCGATTGAAGCCATCAAACGTTTAAAAGAAGAAGGACATCCGAACACAATTTTTGCAGGAGCAACGGTGCAAGAAGAAGTTGGGCTTCGTGGCGCGCAAACGGCTGCGAACTTGATTCATCCATCGATTGCGTTTGCAGTTGACACAGGGATTCCGGGTGATACACCAGGAATGACGGATCGCGAAGCATTGTCGAAACTTGGAGAAGGTGTTCAAGTCATCATGTTTGATGCGACGATGATCGCGCACCGCGGATTAATCGATTTCGTCACAGGTGTCGCAAAAGAAGAAAACATTAAATATCAATTGGACCTAACACCGGGTGGTGGGACGGATGCTGCGAAATTCCATTTATCGAACACAGGAGTTCCTTCGCTCGCATTGACAGTACCAATCCGTTACTTGCATACGAACGTTTCCATTATGCATAAAGCAGATTTCGAAGCAGCAGTCGATTTAATCGTTGCCGTTACGAAACGTTTAGATACGCAAGCAGTCCAAGCGATTTACGAGGGGTAA
- a CDS encoding dUTP diphosphatase — protein MDWLTLFEMQEQLDKRIQSEHNLTGNQFDERLLALLVELGELANETRCFKFWSTKGPSAQVTILEEYVDGVHFLLSLGLALDYKKDRFVEGDYYLTATDAFLDVYNKTNVFAISRTEQSYDVLIGAYLALGATLGFTQEMIFKAYVAKNEANHVRQDNGY, from the coding sequence ATGGACTGGTTGACACTTTTTGAGATGCAGGAACAGTTAGATAAACGAATCCAGTCAGAACATAATTTGACCGGGAATCAGTTTGATGAGCGGTTGCTTGCCCTATTAGTAGAGTTAGGTGAACTGGCGAATGAAACACGTTGCTTTAAATTTTGGTCGACAAAGGGACCATCAGCACAAGTTACGATTCTTGAGGAATATGTCGATGGCGTCCATTTCCTCCTATCGCTCGGTCTAGCTCTTGATTATAAGAAAGATCGATTCGTTGAAGGGGACTACTATTTGACTGCGACAGACGCGTTTTTAGATGTTTACAATAAAACAAATGTCTTCGCGATTTCAAGAACAGAACAAAGTTACGATGTTTTAATTGGTGCATACCTAGCATTAGGTGCTACACTTGGTTTTACACAAGAAATGATTTTCAAGGCTTATGTTGCAAAAAACGAGGCGAATCATGTTCGCCAAGACAACGGTTACTGA
- the rplT gene encoding 50S ribosomal protein L20: MPRVKGGYTTRQRRKKQLKLAKGYYGSKHTLFKVAKQQVMKSLMYAYRDRRQKKHDFRRLWITRINAAARINGLSYSRMMHGLKLAGIDINRKMLADLAVTDSAAFASLADSAKAKLNA, encoded by the coding sequence ATGCCACGCGTAAAAGGCGGATATACGACTCGTCAACGTCGTAAAAAACAACTCAAATTAGCTAAGGGCTATTACGGCTCGAAACATACACTCTTCAAGGTAGCGAAACAGCAAGTTATGAAATCTCTCATGTATGCTTACCGTGACCGTCGTCAAAAGAAACATGACTTCCGTCGCCTCTGGATCACTCGGATCAATGCGGCTGCACGTATCAACGGTCTTTCTTATAGCCGCATGATGCATGGTCTCAAACTTGCGGGTATCGACATCAACCGTAAGATGCTTGCTGACCTCGCAGTTACAGATTCAGCTGCATTTGCTTCACTTGCTGACTCAGCAAAAGCAAAATTGAACGCTTAA
- the rpmI gene encoding 50S ribosomal protein L35, with protein MPKMKSHRGASKRFKRTASGKLKRGRAYTSHLFGNKSTKAKRKLRKASMVSSGDFKRIRHMIAK; from the coding sequence ATGCCTAAAATGAAATCGCACCGCGGTGCTTCTAAGCGTTTCAAACGTACTGCTTCTGGCAAATTGAAACGTGGTCGTGCTTACACAAGCCACTTATTCGGTAACAAATCAACTAAAGCGAAACGTAAATTACGTAAAGCTAGCATGGTATCATCGGGTGACTTCAAACGCATCCGTCACATGATCGCGAAGTAA
- the infC gene encoding translation initiation factor IF-3: protein MEVLTISKDLLINEGIRAREVRLIGADGAQLGVQSRTEALRLAEEADLDLVMVAPQATPPVCKIMDYGKYRFELQKKDKETRKNQKVIQMKEVRLSPTIEENDFQTKFRNAKKFLENGNKVKASIRFRGRAITHSEIGRRVLERLATDLSEFGVVEQRPKMEGRSMFLVLAPKKED, encoded by the coding sequence ATGGAGGTGCTAACCATTAGCAAAGATCTGTTAATCAATGAAGGCATCCGCGCTCGAGAAGTTCGTCTTATCGGAGCGGATGGTGCACAACTTGGAGTCCAATCACGCACTGAGGCATTGCGTCTCGCTGAGGAAGCTGACCTTGACCTCGTCATGGTCGCACCACAAGCAACGCCGCCTGTATGTAAAATCATGGACTACGGTAAATACCGTTTCGAGTTGCAAAAGAAGGACAAAGAAACTCGGAAGAATCAGAAAGTGATTCAGATGAAAGAAGTCCGTCTCAGCCCAACAATCGAGGAGAATGACTTCCAAACGAAATTCCGTAATGCGAAGAAATTCTTAGAGAATGGTAACAAAGTGAAAGCGAGTATTCGCTTCCGCGGACGTGCCATCACTCACTCGGAAATCGGTAGACGTGTCCTTGAACGTCTCGCTACGGATTTAAGCGAGTTCGGTGTAGTTGAACAGAGACCGAAGATGGAAGGACGCAGCATGTTCTTAGTGCTTGCTCCAAAGAAAGAAGACTAA